A genomic segment from Pseudoduganella chitinolytica encodes:
- a CDS encoding RNA-binding S4 domain-containing protein — protein MQKVEFELTSEFIELNQLLKVVGLCDSGGAGKQIVASGQVRVDGKQELRKTAKIRAGQQVTLGDVRIVVLGESGTDGA, from the coding sequence ATGCAAAAAGTAGAATTTGAATTAACATCGGAATTTATCGAGCTGAACCAGCTGCTGAAGGTGGTCGGCTTGTGCGACAGCGGCGGCGCGGGCAAGCAGATCGTCGCCAGCGGCCAGGTGCGCGTGGACGGCAAGCAGGAGTTGCGCAAGACCGCAAAGATCCGCGCGGGCCAGCAAGTCACGCTGGGCGACGTGCGCATCGTCGTCCTCGGCGAAAGCGGTACCGACGGGGCTTGA
- the bufB gene encoding MNIO family bufferin maturase, translating to MTVPPARAGVGLRVPHYRDFLDGRPAAGWLEVHTENYLALGGWDAHVLSRLRRDYPVSLHGVALGLGSAHGIDMAHLTRVRELVRRIEPMLVSEHLSWAAIAGRHLHDLLPLALDDAMLDLLSERVARVQDALGRQILVENVSSYVRFQADTMGEAAFLNALARRTGCGLLLDINNLYVNQCNHGEDALAALAAIDPGLVGEIHLGGHRVTPGAVIDDHGSAVAEPVWQLYEAALRRFGAVPTLVEWDSDVPPLPVLLAQAQRADNLAAGCLAATPRPWRPTPLLPAAVPGELQQRFAAAVLAPAQIAEVAADLRAADVPARMAIYRGNLLGSWHKALTNAYPVIRQLVGDEFLAALAAEYGAAHPSADGDLNAFGAHFAAFLQTFPHVAEMPYLPDMARLEWLLHRAHYAPDVAALDATAFAALTPGQFAATRLTPHPTAEAFASRWAVGPLWLAHQPGSGVAFPSIDVPSHGLVCRPGWRATVLAEGEAGYAMLARLMRGETVAAALDAALAIDVAFESGAALQRWLAVGAFAGLDG from the coding sequence ATGACCGTCCCGCCCGCGCGGGCCGGCGTCGGCCTGCGCGTGCCCCATTACCGCGACTTCCTGGATGGCCGCCCGGCCGCCGGCTGGCTGGAAGTCCATACCGAAAACTACCTTGCCCTCGGCGGCTGGGATGCGCACGTGCTGTCCCGGCTGCGGCGCGACTATCCGGTCAGCCTGCACGGCGTCGCGCTGGGCCTGGGCAGCGCCCACGGCATCGACATGGCGCACCTGACGCGTGTTCGCGAGCTGGTGCGCCGCATCGAGCCGATGCTGGTTTCCGAACACCTCAGCTGGGCCGCCATCGCGGGGCGGCACTTGCACGACCTGCTGCCGCTGGCGCTGGACGACGCCATGCTCGACCTGCTGAGCGAACGGGTGGCGCGCGTGCAGGATGCGCTGGGCCGCCAGATCCTCGTCGAGAACGTGTCGAGCTACGTGCGCTTCCAGGCCGACACGATGGGCGAGGCCGCATTCCTGAACGCGCTGGCGCGCCGCACCGGCTGCGGCCTGCTGCTCGACATTAACAACCTGTACGTCAACCAGTGCAACCATGGCGAGGATGCGCTGGCGGCACTGGCCGCCATCGATCCGGGGCTGGTCGGCGAAATCCACCTGGGCGGCCACCGCGTCACGCCAGGCGCCGTGATCGACGACCATGGCAGTGCCGTGGCCGAGCCCGTCTGGCAACTGTACGAGGCGGCGCTGCGCCGGTTTGGCGCCGTGCCGACCTTGGTCGAGTGGGACAGCGACGTGCCGCCGCTGCCCGTACTGCTGGCGCAGGCGCAGCGGGCGGACAACCTGGCTGCCGGCTGCTTAGCGGCCACCCCGCGGCCCTGGCGGCCGACCCCGCTCTTGCCGGCGGCTGTTCCAGGCGAACTCCAGCAGCGCTTCGCGGCGGCCGTGCTGGCACCGGCGCAAATTGCCGAGGTCGCTGCCGACCTGCGTGCGGCGGACGTGCCGGCCCGCATGGCCATCTACCGGGGCAACCTGCTGGGCAGCTGGCACAAGGCCTTGACCAACGCCTACCCCGTCATCCGGCAACTGGTAGGCGACGAGTTCCTGGCCGCGCTGGCGGCCGAGTACGGCGCCGCGCATCCGTCGGCGGACGGCGACCTGAACGCCTTCGGCGCGCATTTCGCAGCGTTCCTGCAGACTTTCCCGCACGTGGCGGAGATGCCTTATCTACCTGACATGGCGCGGCTCGAATGGCTGCTGCATCGCGCCCATTACGCGCCCGACGTCGCTGCGCTCGACGCCACCGCGTTCGCGGCGCTGACACCGGGGCAGTTCGCCGCCACCCGGCTGACGCCGCACCCGACCGCAGAGGCTTTCGCGTCCCGCTGGGCCGTCGGGCCGCTCTGGCTGGCCCACCAGCCCGGCAGCGGGGTAGCGTTTCCATCGATCGACGTGCCCAGTCATGGCCTGGTGTGCCGGCCGGGCTGGCGCGCAACCGTGTTGGCCGAAGGCGAGGCGGGATACGCCATGCTGGCGCGGTTGATGAGGGGAGAGACAGTCGCTGCTGCGCTGGATGCCGCGCTGGCGATCGACGTCGCGTTCGAGAGTGGCGCTGCGCTGCAGCGTTGGCTGGCAGTGGGCGCCTTTGCTGGACTGGACGGCTAG
- a CDS encoding BufA1 family periplasmic bufferin-type metallophore, protein MNKHAMLAAALATVCAAANAHPAGPDSAGAEKERCYGVAKAGQNDCGSSDGAHGCASLAKTDNAPTEWKWVAKGTCEKLGGKTTPPPAQ, encoded by the coding sequence ATGAACAAGCACGCCATGCTGGCCGCCGCGCTGGCAACCGTTTGCGCTGCCGCGAACGCCCATCCTGCCGGCCCGGACAGCGCCGGGGCCGAAAAGGAACGCTGCTACGGCGTCGCCAAGGCCGGCCAGAACGATTGCGGCTCGTCCGACGGCGCGCACGGCTGCGCGTCGCTGGCCAAGACCGACAACGCGCCAACCGAGTGGAAGTGGGTAGCCAAGGGCACCTGCGAGAAACTCGGCGGCAAGACCACGCCACCGCCAGCGCAATAA
- a CDS encoding YjfB family protein codes for MGIAKLATTIADTGVKQEVGITMLKKAQEAQAASAAALIAALPQPAPSLPPHLGNHVNTTA; via the coding sequence ATGGGTATTGCAAAGCTGGCGACGACGATCGCCGACACGGGCGTCAAGCAGGAAGTCGGCATCACGATGCTGAAGAAGGCGCAGGAAGCCCAGGCCGCCAGTGCCGCCGCGCTGATCGCCGCGCTGCCGCAGCCGGCTCCCAGCCTGCCGCCGCACCTGGGCAATCACGTCAACACGACGGCCTGA
- the mobB gene encoding molybdopterin-guanine dinucleotide biosynthesis protein B — protein MYREQASPRRVIGVVGRSGSGKTTLLEVVVAALAGRGLKVNVIKHSHHDLELEPPRKDSARMRLAGAAEVMVASPYRFAIVHELRGAPEPGLDEQLARLAPADLTLVEGFKSWPLPKLEVYRAAVGQPPLYPHDPLIAAVASDEPRPADARPELAWLDLNAPLTVLAWIERELALKFPADVP, from the coding sequence ATGTATCGGGAACAAGCGTCGCCACGGCGCGTCATCGGCGTCGTCGGGCGCTCCGGCAGCGGCAAGACCACGCTGCTGGAAGTCGTCGTCGCCGCGCTGGCGGGGCGGGGACTGAAGGTCAACGTCATCAAGCACAGCCATCATGACCTGGAGCTGGAGCCACCGCGCAAGGACAGCGCGCGCATGCGCCTGGCCGGCGCGGCCGAGGTGATGGTGGCGTCGCCCTACCGCTTTGCCATCGTGCACGAGCTGCGCGGCGCACCGGAGCCGGGCCTGGACGAGCAACTGGCCCGCCTGGCCCCCGCCGACCTGACGCTGGTGGAAGGGTTCAAATCGTGGCCGCTGCCGAAGCTGGAGGTCTACCGCGCCGCTGTCGGCCAGCCGCCGCTGTATCCGCACGACCCGCTGATTGCCGCGGTGGCTTCCGATGAGCCACGGCCGGCCGATGCGCGCCCTGAGCTGGCGTGGCTGGACCTGAACGCGCCGCTCACCGTGCTGGCCTGGATCGAGCGCGAACTGGCCCTCAAGTTTCCCGCCGACGTGCCGTAA
- a CDS encoding general secretion pathway protein GspB: protein MSYILEALKKAEAERQLGAAPTIHAPVLDTAVPRTAMLRRPLVVAVGALAVAIGVLAAVLWQRTASVAAAAPAAVVAPPQPVAAVPAPVVKPAAVPAVAPPPPVVAVAGPAPVPPPVVAAAQPAPAAAEPAPDTPAPKPLSKPLSKLPSKPAEEPVQALADLPEPIRRAIPPFSMDGYMYSANPADRLILIDKVLRREGDEVAPGLVLEKLLPKGAVFSFRGYRYRVAF from the coding sequence ATGTCCTATATCCTGGAAGCGCTGAAGAAGGCCGAAGCGGAACGACAGCTGGGCGCGGCGCCCACGATCCATGCACCCGTGCTGGACACCGCCGTGCCCCGTACCGCCATGCTGCGCAGGCCGTTGGTCGTTGCCGTCGGCGCGCTCGCTGTCGCGATCGGCGTGCTGGCCGCGGTGCTGTGGCAGCGCACGGCAAGCGTGGCAGCGGCAGCGCCGGCTGCGGTGGTTGCGCCACCGCAGCCGGTTGCCGCGGTGCCCGCGCCCGTGGTGAAGCCGGCAGCCGTGCCGGCCGTCGCGCCGCCGCCACCGGTCGTGGCAGTGGCCGGGCCCGCCCCGGTACCGCCACCGGTCGTGGCCGCGGCACAGCCGGCACCGGCAGCCGCCGAGCCGGCGCCCGACACGCCCGCACCGAAGCCGCTGTCGAAGCCGCTGTCGAAGCTGCCGTCGAAGCCGGCTGAGGAACCGGTCCAGGCGCTGGCCGACCTGCCCGAACCGATTCGCCGCGCGATCCCGCCATTCTCGATGGACGGCTATATGTACTCGGCCAACCCGGCCGACCGCCTGATCCTGATCGACAAGGTGCTGCGCCGCGAAGGCGACGAGGTGGCGCCCGGGCTGGTGCTGGAAAAACTGCTGCCGAAAGGCGCCGTGTTCAGTTTCCGCGGCTATCGCTACCGCGTGGCGTTCTGA
- a CDS encoding AAA family ATPase gives MYTQHFQLKQSPFSIAPDPRYLFMSERHREALAHLLYGVGSGGGFVLLTGEIGAGKTTVCRCFMEQIPANCRLAYIFNPKLSVEELLLSICDELRIELPADGGDKVTVKGYVDAINRHLLANHAQGLNNVLVIDEAQNLSAAVLEQLRLLTNLETSERKLLQIILIGQPELRTILARPELEQLAQRVIARYHLGSLTADETGHYIAHRLAVAGATGPLPFPAGLTGLVHQLTKGVPRRINLLCDRALLGAYVENRRQVTRRILRRAAAEVFAGEATATWRRPWLVGAAGVLAGAVLTAAAAWQLAPAPVQKTPATAAAPRLPALAPDDYDAHLHRLAGMWGVTPGHGDPCATAAREDLRCLQGKASLDELRRLDRPAVLRLAGGKAPTYALLTALDGTQATLELAGQRQRLALAELERRYEGNYTTYWRAPRTWRDEVGAGARGPDVDWLARRLAELRGEPVPREGLALDGPVLRWLREFQAAQHLKADGVAGPKTFIRLSQLAGVREPRLAGGGK, from the coding sequence ATGTACACGCAACATTTTCAGCTGAAACAATCCCCGTTTTCCATCGCGCCCGATCCGCGCTACCTGTTCATGAGCGAGCGCCATCGCGAAGCGCTGGCGCACCTGCTGTACGGCGTGGGCAGCGGCGGCGGCTTCGTCCTGCTGACGGGCGAGATCGGTGCCGGCAAGACCACCGTGTGCCGCTGCTTCATGGAGCAGATCCCGGCCAATTGCCGGTTGGCGTACATCTTCAATCCGAAGCTGTCGGTGGAGGAGTTGCTGCTGTCGATCTGCGACGAGCTGCGCATCGAGTTGCCGGCCGACGGCGGCGACAAGGTCACCGTCAAGGGCTACGTCGACGCGATCAACCGCCACCTGCTGGCCAACCATGCGCAGGGGCTGAACAACGTGCTCGTCATCGACGAGGCGCAGAACCTGTCGGCCGCCGTGCTCGAGCAGCTGCGCCTGCTGACGAACCTGGAGACGAGCGAGCGCAAGCTGCTGCAGATCATCCTGATCGGCCAGCCGGAGCTGCGCACGATACTGGCCCGGCCGGAGCTGGAACAACTGGCGCAGCGCGTCATCGCGCGCTACCACCTGGGTTCGCTGACGGCGGACGAAACGGGCCACTACATCGCGCACCGGCTTGCCGTGGCGGGCGCGACCGGGCCATTGCCGTTCCCGGCCGGCCTGACAGGCCTGGTGCACCAGCTGACGAAAGGCGTACCGCGCCGGATCAACCTGCTGTGCGACCGCGCGCTGCTGGGTGCCTACGTGGAAAACCGGCGCCAGGTCACGCGCCGCATCCTGCGCCGCGCCGCCGCCGAGGTGTTTGCCGGCGAAGCCACCGCCACCTGGCGCCGGCCCTGGCTGGTCGGAGCGGCCGGCGTGCTGGCCGGCGCCGTGCTGACGGCCGCCGCCGCATGGCAACTGGCCCCGGCGCCGGTACAGAAGACGCCGGCCACGGCCGCGGCACCCCGCTTGCCGGCCCTGGCGCCGGACGACTACGATGCCCACCTGCACCGGCTGGCCGGCATGTGGGGCGTCACGCCCGGTCATGGCGACCCGTGCGCGACGGCGGCGCGCGAGGACCTGCGCTGCCTGCAAGGCAAGGCCAGCCTGGATGAACTGCGCCGCCTGGATCGGCCGGCCGTGCTGCGCCTCGCCGGCGGCAAGGCGCCCACGTATGCACTGCTGACGGCGCTTGACGGCACCCAGGCCACCCTGGAACTGGCCGGCCAGCGCCAGCGCCTCGCGTTGGCGGAACTGGAGCGCCGCTATGAAGGCAACTACACGACATACTGGCGCGCCCCGCGCACCTGGCGCGACGAGGTCGGCGCCGGCGCGCGCGGACCGGACGTCGACTGGCTGGCGCGCCGGCTGGCCGAACTGCGGGGCGAGCCGGTGCCGCGCGAAGGGCTGGCGCTGGATGGCCCCGTGCTGCGCTGGCTGCGCGAGTTCCAGGCCGCGCAACACCTGAAGGCGGATGGTGTGGCCGGTCCGAAGACATTCATCCGCCTGAGCCAGCTGGCCGGCGTGCGCGAGCCGCGCCTGGCCGGGGGAGGAAAATAG